In Rhizobium sp. CIAT894, the following are encoded in one genomic region:
- a CDS encoding hydantoinase B/oxoprolinase family protein: MNQSMIDIHMQVMWNRLISVVEEQAQTLIRTAFSTSVREAGDLSAGVFDLEGRMLAQAVTGTPGHVNAMAESVAHFIHDIGPENIFEGDVYITNDPWKGTGHLHDITVVTPSFHHGRLVGYFASTAHVVDVGGRGFGPDAREVYEEGIFIPIMKFFERGELNRTLIHIVRNNVRESDKVVGDFHALAACNETGHRRLIDMLTEFNLEDLSMIGGFILKHSREATLERLRNLPHGSWSYSLDLDGYDEPVHLAAKLSIGSDGVVVDFDGTSGMSKFGINVPLVYAKAYACYGIKCVVAPDIPNNAASLAPFEVTAPEGCILNAKRPAPVAVRHVLGHFVPDLVLGALHQALPGQVPAEGASALWNLHMSVRPLAGNDARGAEILMFNSGGSGARTSLDGLNATAFPSGVHTMPIEATENVGPVIVWRKELREGSGGAGAQRGGLGQMIEIEAAEGFSFRFSAMFDRIGHPARGRDGGLEGAAGGVALDDGTVLKGKGLQFVPEGRRLVLSLPGGGGYGEPGLRPAEAVEHDLKHGYITPEQAGLYAKTGDKA; this comes from the coding sequence ATGAACCAGTCCATGATCGATATTCACATGCAGGTCATGTGGAACCGCCTGATCTCGGTGGTCGAGGAACAGGCTCAGACGCTGATCCGCACCGCCTTCTCCACCTCGGTGCGCGAGGCGGGCGACCTGTCGGCCGGCGTCTTCGACCTCGAAGGCCGCATGCTGGCGCAGGCCGTCACCGGCACGCCGGGCCACGTCAACGCCATGGCGGAATCCGTCGCCCACTTCATCCACGACATCGGTCCCGAGAATATCTTCGAGGGCGACGTCTACATCACCAACGACCCCTGGAAGGGTACGGGACATCTGCACGACATCACCGTCGTCACCCCTTCCTTCCACCACGGCAGGCTTGTCGGTTACTTCGCCTCGACCGCGCATGTGGTCGACGTCGGCGGTCGCGGCTTCGGCCCCGATGCGCGCGAGGTCTACGAGGAAGGCATCTTCATCCCGATCATGAAGTTCTTCGAGCGCGGGGAGCTGAATCGGACGCTCATCCATATCGTCAGGAACAATGTGCGCGAAAGCGATAAGGTCGTCGGCGACTTTCATGCACTTGCGGCCTGTAACGAGACCGGGCATCGCCGCCTGATCGACATGCTGACGGAGTTCAATCTCGAAGACCTGTCGATGATCGGCGGCTTCATCCTCAAACACAGCCGCGAAGCGACGCTGGAGCGGCTCAGAAACCTGCCGCACGGCTCGTGGAGCTACAGCCTCGATCTCGATGGCTACGACGAACCGGTCCATCTCGCGGCAAAGCTCAGCATCGGGTCTGACGGCGTCGTCGTCGACTTCGACGGCACGTCCGGCATGAGCAAGTTCGGCATCAACGTTCCCCTTGTCTATGCCAAGGCCTATGCTTGCTACGGCATCAAATGCGTCGTCGCGCCTGACATTCCCAACAATGCGGCCTCCCTCGCGCCGTTCGAAGTCACCGCTCCCGAGGGCTGCATTCTCAACGCCAAACGCCCGGCCCCGGTCGCCGTCCGTCACGTCCTCGGTCACTTCGTGCCCGATCTGGTGCTCGGCGCCCTGCATCAGGCGCTGCCCGGCCAGGTGCCGGCGGAAGGCGCCAGCGCGCTCTGGAATCTGCACATGAGCGTCCGCCCGCTTGCCGGCAACGACGCCAGGGGTGCCGAAATCCTGATGTTCAATTCGGGCGGTTCCGGCGCGCGCACATCGCTCGACGGCCTGAACGCGACAGCCTTCCCGAGCGGCGTGCACACCATGCCGATCGAGGCGACGGAAAACGTCGGCCCGGTCATCGTCTGGCGTAAGGAGCTGCGCGAAGGTTCGGGCGGCGCCGGCGCGCAGCGCGGCGGTCTCGGCCAGATGATCGAGATCGAAGCGGCCGAAGGCTTCAGCTTCCGCTTCTCGGCGATGTTCGACCGCATCGGCCATCCCGCGCGCGGCCGCGACGGCGGGCTTGAAGGTGCTGCCGGCGGCGTGGCGCTCGACGACGGCACCGTCTTGAAGGGCAAGGGACTGCAGTTCGTTCCGGAGGGACGTCGCCTGGTTCTCTCGCTGCCCGGCGGCGGAGGCTATGGGGAGCCGGGCCTTCGCCCGGCCGAGGCCGTCGAGCACGATCTGAAGCACGGTTACATCACTCCGGAACAGGCCGGGCTCTATGCCAAGACGGGAGACAAGGCATGA